A region of Streptomyces sp. R44 DNA encodes the following proteins:
- a CDS encoding response regulator transcription factor, with the protein MRVLIVDDEERFAEGLRNGLEAEGFAVDVALDGTDGLWRAREHAYDAIVLDIMLPGLNGYRVCATLRAEGNWTPILMLTAKEGEWDEVEGLDAGADDYLTKPFSYAVLLARLRALLRREPRERPAALTAGDLRLDPAAKEVSRGGVRVELTARELALLEFLLRRRGETVSKREILAHVWDDAFEGDPNIVEVYVRHLRNKLDRPFGRSSIETVRGCGYRLAPDGG; encoded by the coding sequence ATGCGGGTTCTGATCGTGGACGACGAGGAGCGCTTCGCCGAGGGTCTCCGCAACGGCCTGGAGGCGGAGGGCTTCGCCGTCGACGTCGCCCTGGACGGCACGGACGGCCTGTGGCGGGCGCGCGAGCACGCGTACGACGCGATCGTCCTCGACATCATGCTCCCCGGCCTGAACGGCTACCGCGTCTGTGCCACCCTGCGCGCCGAGGGGAACTGGACCCCGATCCTCATGCTCACCGCCAAGGAGGGCGAGTGGGACGAGGTGGAGGGGCTCGACGCCGGCGCCGACGACTACCTGACGAAGCCCTTCTCGTACGCCGTGCTGCTGGCCCGGCTGCGGGCGCTGCTGCGCCGCGAACCGCGCGAACGGCCCGCCGCCCTCACCGCCGGCGACCTGCGGCTCGACCCGGCGGCCAAGGAGGTGTCGCGGGGCGGGGTACGGGTCGAGCTGACCGCCCGCGAGCTGGCGCTGCTGGAGTTCCTGCTGCGCCGGCGCGGCGAGACCGTGTCGAAGCGCGAGATCCTCGCCCACGTCTGGGACGACGCCTTCGAGGGCGACCCGAACATCGTCGAGGTCTACGTCCGGCACCTCCGGAACAAGCTGGACCGGCCCTTCGGCCGGTCGTCCATCGAGACCGTACGGGGCTGCGGCTACCGCCTGGCTCCCGACGGGGGGTAG
- a CDS encoding sensor histidine kinase — MGVRFRSTVAAVLVVAVGVVAGAVALVALMRAELTDDVRQAARARAEQVATVIEAGRGVPSLAVSEPDEEFVQVLDGRGAVIAGSPNVKNLPALADPRQGSESTVTTPLDEDRFLVVAVAAEGPGGDRTVLVGRTVIAVAEATRIVTRLLLVGLPLLMLVVAGATWVAVGRALAPVAAIRREVEAISAAELHRRVPLPPGRDEIGRLATTMNRMLDRLERAQGAQRRFISDASHELRSPVASIRQHVEVALAHPERLTDRAASEGLARTVLAEDLRIQRLVEDLLLLARADEDALRPRLRPVDLDDLVLDEARRLRAAAPGLRIGTAGVSAARRRADPRDLGRVVRNLGENAARHARSEVAFDLAELPDGRVVLGVEDDGPGVPPADRERVFERFVRLDEARSRSTAGGGDAGEAVGSGLGLAIVAELVAAHGGTATVTDGRLGGARFEVALPADPGPEDRS; from the coding sequence ATGGGCGTACGGTTCCGGTCGACCGTGGCGGCCGTCCTCGTCGTGGCGGTGGGCGTGGTCGCGGGAGCGGTGGCCCTGGTCGCGCTCATGCGGGCCGAACTCACCGACGACGTACGGCAGGCCGCCCGGGCCCGCGCCGAGCAGGTGGCGACGGTCATCGAGGCGGGGCGCGGGGTGCCGTCGCTGGCCGTGAGCGAGCCGGACGAGGAGTTCGTCCAGGTCCTGGACGGCCGGGGGGCGGTGATCGCGGGCAGCCCGAACGTCAAGAATCTGCCGGCCCTGGCCGACCCGCGGCAGGGCTCCGAGTCCACCGTCACCACCCCCCTCGACGAGGACCGCTTCCTGGTGGTGGCGGTGGCCGCCGAGGGGCCGGGCGGGGACCGGACCGTACTGGTGGGTCGGACGGTGATCGCGGTCGCCGAGGCGACCCGGATCGTCACCCGGCTGCTGCTCGTGGGGCTGCCGCTGCTGATGCTCGTGGTGGCCGGGGCGACCTGGGTGGCGGTCGGGCGGGCGCTGGCGCCCGTGGCCGCCATCAGGAGGGAGGTGGAGGCGATCTCGGCGGCGGAGCTGCACCGCAGGGTGCCACTGCCGCCGGGCCGCGACGAGATCGGACGCCTCGCCACCACGATGAACCGCATGCTGGACCGGCTCGAACGGGCGCAGGGCGCCCAGCGCCGGTTCATCTCCGACGCCTCGCACGAGCTGCGTTCCCCGGTGGCGTCCATCCGCCAGCACGTCGAGGTCGCGCTCGCCCACCCCGAGCGGCTGACGGACCGGGCGGCGAGCGAAGGGCTGGCCAGGACGGTGCTGGCCGAGGATCTGCGGATCCAGCGGCTCGTCGAGGACCTGCTGCTGCTCGCCCGTGCCGACGAGGACGCGCTGCGCCCCCGGCTGCGGCCGGTGGACCTCGACGATCTGGTCCTGGACGAGGCGCGTCGGCTGCGGGCGGCGGCGCCCGGGCTGCGGATCGGTACGGCCGGGGTGTCGGCGGCGCGGCGGCGCGCGGACCCCCGGGACCTGGGCAGGGTGGTGCGCAACCTGGGCGAGAACGCGGCCCGGCACGCGCGCTCCGAGGTCGCCTTCGACCTCGCCGAGCTGCCGGACGGCCGGGTGGTGCTCGGCGTGGAGGACGACGGTCCGGGGGTGCCGCCGGCGGACCGCGAGCGGGTCTTCGAACGGTTCGTACGTCTCGACGAGGCGCGGTCCCGCTCGACGGCCGGCGGCGGCGATGCGGGCGAGGCCGTCGGCAGCGGTCTCGGGCTCGCCATCGTCGCCGAACTGGTCGCGGCGCACGGCGGCACGGCGACGGTGACCGACGGGCGCCTCGGCGGCGCCCGCTTCGAGGTGGCGCTGCCGGCGGACCCCGGTCCGGAAGACCGCTCCTGA
- a CDS encoding aromatic acid exporter family protein, producing MPHRSVPHVRSRPWRRWRWWQRWGRDPVVVQTVRSTAAATISYVVALQLSTEPAPLTAPLTALLVVQVTLYSTLTTSLRRVNSVVVGVLIAIAFSALVGLSWWSLALVILASLVVGRFVRVEEFVPEVAISAMLVLGVTQVADTAWDRVLETLIGAVVGLLFNVLLVPPVWVDTAGDSIVDLARRMRRLLLDVGEELADPDALPESAPVPEAASARAPVERAAARLHEARRLDNDVADVDAALRQAEDSLRLNPRVKEGLLHRIVLRTGLDTLEICAVVLRVLTRSLTDLAKERRGAALVRRETGVALRETLQHLGDTLVSFAVLVSSPSSAGAETAEGRLGEELGAARSAREHTARLLEEEAAHDPERWQLYGALLAEIDRVLDELEPDHRGRRLMEELDRHTRAREERRRRVTSLAGRARRTS from the coding sequence ATGCCGCACCGCTCCGTCCCCCACGTCCGTTCCCGCCCGTGGCGCCGCTGGAGGTGGTGGCAGCGATGGGGGCGGGACCCGGTCGTGGTGCAGACGGTGCGGTCCACGGCCGCGGCGACGATTTCGTACGTCGTGGCCCTCCAGCTCAGTACGGAACCGGCGCCGCTGACCGCCCCGCTCACCGCGCTGCTCGTCGTCCAGGTGACGCTGTACTCGACGCTCACGACGAGCCTGCGGCGGGTGAACTCCGTCGTCGTGGGCGTGCTGATCGCCATCGCGTTCAGTGCGCTCGTGGGACTCAGCTGGTGGAGCCTCGCCCTGGTCATCCTGGCGTCCCTCGTCGTGGGCCGGTTCGTGCGGGTCGAGGAGTTCGTGCCCGAGGTGGCCATCAGCGCGATGCTGGTCCTCGGCGTCACCCAGGTCGCCGACACCGCCTGGGACCGCGTCCTGGAGACGCTGATCGGCGCCGTGGTGGGCCTGCTCTTCAACGTGCTGCTCGTCCCGCCGGTCTGGGTGGACACGGCCGGGGACTCGATCGTGGACCTGGCCCGGCGGATGCGCCGCCTGCTCCTGGACGTCGGCGAGGAGCTCGCCGACCCGGACGCCCTCCCCGAGTCGGCCCCGGTTCCGGAGGCGGCCTCCGCCCGCGCTCCGGTGGAGCGGGCGGCGGCACGGCTGCACGAGGCGCGGCGCCTCGACAACGACGTCGCCGACGTCGACGCGGCCCTGCGCCAGGCGGAGGACAGCCTCCGGCTCAACCCGCGGGTCAAGGAGGGGCTGCTGCACCGGATCGTGCTGCGCACGGGCCTCGACACCCTGGAGATCTGCGCGGTCGTGCTCCGCGTCCTCACCCGCTCCCTGACCGACCTCGCGAAGGAACGGCGCGGGGCCGCCCTCGTACGCCGGGAGACGGGTGTCGCCCTGCGGGAGACCCTGCAGCACCTCGGGGACACCCTCGTGAGCTTCGCCGTCCTCGTGAGCTCGCCGTCGAGCGCGGGGGCCGAGACCGCGGAGGGCCGCCTCGGCGAGGAGCTCGGGGCGGCCCGCAGCGCCCGTGAACACACCGCGCGGCTGCTGGAGGAGGAGGCGGCGCACGATCCGGAGCGCTGGCAGTTGTACGGCGCGCTGCTCGCCGAGATCGACCGTGTCCTCGACGAACTCGAACCGGATCACCGCGGCCGGCGCCTCATGGAGGAGCTGGACCGGCACACGCGCGCGCGTGAGGAACGGCGCCGCCGCGTCACCTCCCTCGCGGGCCGGGCGCGCCGTACGTCGTGA
- a CDS encoding lactate 2-monooxygenase, with protein MPQQYGDYQNEIYLNGLFGVTPTLPMTFADLEAKARAALPPSLWSYVAGGAGDEHTQEANVTAFRQWGLVPRMMVGAAERDLSVDLFGLTLPSPLFMAPVGVIGLCAQDGHGDLATARAAARTGIPMIASTLSVDPMEQVAAAYGDTPGFFQLYTPTDRALAESLVHRAEAAGFRGIVVTLDTWITGWRPRDLTTSNFPQLRGHCLANYTSDPVFRARLAKAPEEDPGAVVAEWAGIFGKPLVWDDLAWLRSLTDLPILLKGICHPEDVRRARDGGVDGIYCSNHGGRQANGGLPALDALPGVVAAAEGLPVLFDSGVRTGADIVKALALGATAVGIGRPYAYGLALGGEDGIVHVLRSLLAETDLILAVDGYPTLGDLRSDGALRPVTTYGAPGPRGR; from the coding sequence ATGCCCCAGCAGTACGGCGACTACCAGAACGAGATCTATCTCAACGGGCTCTTCGGCGTCACACCCACCCTGCCGATGACCTTCGCCGACCTGGAGGCGAAGGCACGCGCCGCGCTGCCGCCCTCGCTGTGGTCGTACGTGGCCGGCGGCGCGGGCGACGAGCACACCCAGGAGGCCAACGTCACCGCCTTCCGGCAGTGGGGGCTCGTCCCGCGCATGATGGTCGGCGCCGCCGAGCGCGACCTCTCCGTCGACCTCTTCGGCCTCACGTTGCCTTCCCCGCTGTTCATGGCACCCGTCGGAGTGATCGGGCTCTGCGCCCAGGACGGCCACGGCGACCTCGCGACGGCCCGGGCCGCCGCACGTACCGGCATACCCATGATCGCCTCCACGCTGAGCGTCGATCCCATGGAACAGGTCGCCGCCGCGTACGGGGACACCCCCGGTTTCTTCCAGCTCTACACCCCCACCGACCGCGCCCTCGCCGAGAGCCTCGTGCACCGCGCCGAGGCCGCCGGCTTCCGGGGCATCGTCGTCACCCTCGACACCTGGATCACCGGCTGGCGCCCCCGCGACCTCACCACCAGCAACTTCCCGCAGCTGCGCGGACACTGCCTGGCCAACTACACCTCCGACCCGGTCTTCCGCGCGCGTCTCGCCAAGGCCCCCGAGGAGGACCCCGGCGCCGTCGTCGCGGAATGGGCCGGGATCTTCGGCAAGCCGCTCGTCTGGGACGACCTCGCCTGGCTGCGCTCCCTCACCGACCTGCCGATCCTCCTCAAGGGCATCTGCCACCCGGAGGACGTCCGCCGCGCCCGGGACGGCGGCGTCGACGGCATCTACTGCTCCAACCACGGCGGACGCCAGGCCAACGGCGGCCTGCCCGCCCTCGACGCCCTCCCCGGCGTGGTCGCCGCCGCCGAGGGCCTGCCCGTGCTGTTCGACTCCGGTGTCCGCACCGGCGCCGACATCGTGAAGGCCCTGGCCCTGGGCGCCACGGCGGTCGGCATCGGCCGCCCGTACGCGTACGGCCTCGCCCTCGGCGGAGAGGACGGCATCGTCCACGTCCTGCGCTCCCTCCTCGCCGAGACCGATCTGATCCTCGCCGTCGACGGCTATCCGACCCTGGGCGACCTCCGCTCGGACGGTGCCCTGCGCCCCGTCACGACGTACGGCGCGCCCGGCCCGCGAGGGAGGTGA
- a CDS encoding NAD-binding lipoprotein, whose product MRKEDKKVVPGQRGAAQGPDADPPGETSPVDPRPLPNHRTRSAEERLRYWFDTTLTRGTAALCGWLALVCLALVVPVSTVLAWTDQRTPASLGSRIAAVWRNTGQTMRLGGEVGPPLRVALSVLLALIALFYVSTLVSLITTGLTDRLIALNRGHAKILESGHTVVLGWSEQIPTVVSELVAARTDRYRRVIAVLADRDKPAMEEELHATLGPTGRTRIVCRTGRPTDPAALARVSPTTADCVLVLPRDHPRDDAEVVKTLLCLSASTGETDPLRVVAAVRDDRHLHAARLAGGPRATVLDMDDIAARLLVDCVRRPGLSLVHQELLDFAGHEFHTVREPASWGRTFDEAARACPVSTAVGLVHGDGTVTLNPPRSTRILADDTLLVIAEDERSTRLSVTPAPYDPTALTHAPPEPPARPAHVLLLGWNRRAPRVAARWADGAPPGSALDIVAEPRTATLTGIRTVTEAVGARVTVLHRPGDPTLRATTDALDLARYDAVIVLGPDHRPGHADPDDRTLVTLLHLRAGERASGLSLPVVTEMTDDRNRLIAPPAPGADFVVSGRLIGLLMTQISQNPHLAAVFEELLAPDGNSLHLRPASHYVTAGRATPFAAVAASAARQGACAIGYRATTAPDHGLRLNPPKDHVRYWHPEDEIVVIARGRP is encoded by the coding sequence GTGCGAAAAGAAGACAAAAAGGTCGTTCCCGGGCAGCGGGGCGCCGCACAGGGACCCGATGCCGACCCGCCCGGGGAAACCTCGCCCGTCGACCCCCGGCCCCTGCCCAACCACCGGACCCGCTCCGCCGAGGAACGCCTCCGGTACTGGTTCGACACCACCCTCACCCGTGGCACCGCCGCGCTCTGCGGCTGGCTGGCCCTCGTCTGTCTGGCGCTCGTCGTCCCCGTCAGCACCGTCCTGGCCTGGACCGACCAGCGCACTCCCGCCTCCCTCGGCTCCCGGATCGCGGCCGTGTGGCGCAACACCGGACAGACCATGCGGCTGGGCGGCGAGGTCGGACCCCCGCTGCGCGTCGCCCTGTCCGTACTCCTCGCCCTCATCGCCCTCTTCTACGTCTCCACCCTCGTCAGCCTCATCACCACCGGCCTCACCGACCGCCTCATCGCCCTCAACCGAGGTCACGCCAAGATCCTGGAGAGCGGACACACCGTCGTCCTCGGCTGGTCCGAGCAGATCCCGACCGTCGTCTCCGAGCTCGTCGCCGCCCGCACCGACCGGTACCGCCGGGTCATCGCGGTCCTCGCCGACCGCGACAAACCCGCCATGGAGGAGGAGCTCCACGCCACCCTCGGCCCCACGGGCCGCACCAGGATCGTCTGCCGCACCGGTCGCCCCACCGATCCCGCCGCACTCGCGCGCGTGAGCCCGACGACCGCGGACTGCGTCCTCGTCCTGCCCCGTGACCACCCCCGCGACGACGCCGAGGTCGTCAAAACCCTGCTCTGCCTCTCGGCGTCCACGGGGGAGACGGATCCCCTACGCGTCGTCGCCGCCGTCCGCGACGACCGCCACCTCCACGCCGCCCGGCTGGCCGGCGGGCCCCGGGCCACCGTCCTCGACATGGACGACATCGCGGCCCGGCTCCTCGTCGACTGCGTACGCCGGCCCGGACTCTCCCTCGTCCACCAGGAACTCCTCGACTTCGCCGGGCACGAGTTCCACACCGTCCGGGAACCGGCGTCATGGGGCCGCACCTTCGACGAGGCCGCCCGCGCCTGCCCCGTGTCGACCGCCGTCGGCCTCGTCCACGGCGACGGCACCGTCACGCTCAACCCGCCCCGCTCCACCCGGATCCTCGCCGACGACACCCTCCTCGTGATCGCCGAGGACGAACGGTCGACCCGACTGTCGGTCACCCCCGCCCCCTACGACCCGACAGCCCTCACGCACGCACCGCCCGAGCCCCCGGCACGGCCCGCACACGTCCTCCTCCTCGGCTGGAACCGCAGGGCCCCCCGTGTCGCCGCCCGGTGGGCGGACGGCGCGCCACCCGGCTCGGCCCTCGACATCGTGGCCGAGCCGCGCACCGCCACCCTCACCGGCATCCGGACCGTCACCGAAGCCGTCGGGGCGCGCGTGACGGTGCTCCACCGGCCCGGCGACCCCACGCTGCGCGCGACCACGGACGCGCTCGACCTGGCCCGCTACGACGCGGTGATCGTGCTCGGCCCCGACCACCGGCCGGGCCACGCCGACCCGGACGACCGGACGCTCGTCACCCTGCTCCACCTGCGGGCCGGAGAACGGGCGAGCGGCCTCTCCCTCCCCGTGGTGACCGAGATGACCGACGACCGCAACCGGCTCATCGCACCGCCGGCCCCCGGAGCCGACTTCGTCGTCAGCGGCAGGCTCATCGGACTCCTGATGACCCAGATCTCCCAGAACCCCCACCTCGCCGCCGTGTTCGAGGAACTCCTCGCCCCGGACGGCAACAGCCTCCATCTGCGCCCGGCGTCCCACTACGTCACGGCCGGACGCGCCACCCCCTTCGCCGCCGTCGCCGCGTCGGCGGCCCGCCAGGGCGCCTGCGCCATCGGCTACCGCGCCACGACCGCCCCGGACCACGGCCTGCGCCTCAACCCGCCCAAGGACCACGTCCGGTACTGGCACCCGGAGGACGAGATCGTGGTCATCGCCCGGGGCCGCCCCTGA
- a CDS encoding NPP1 family protein, protein MKTPAYATRGALALAGALALIIALPASALAAPPTALPANADGLEQTFQPAYDYDTDGCYPTPAIGPDGTLNGGLNPSGALNGQCRDAWDLTNTNGYARAKCNNGWCAVIYGLYFEKDQAVAGSSLGGHRHDWEHVVVWVQNDQAQYVSTSAHGDFDIYARDRIRWDGTHPKIVYHKDGIGTHCFRPANSHDEPPENHQHTWQFPALVGWNGYPAGIREKLTQADFGSAVFGLKDGNLASHLAKAKPAGIPFDPYA, encoded by the coding sequence GTGAAGACACCCGCGTACGCCACCAGGGGCGCCCTCGCCCTCGCCGGCGCCCTCGCGCTGATCATCGCCCTGCCGGCCAGCGCGCTCGCCGCACCGCCCACCGCCCTGCCCGCCAACGCCGACGGCCTGGAGCAGACCTTCCAGCCGGCCTACGACTACGACACGGACGGCTGCTACCCGACCCCCGCGATCGGCCCCGACGGGACGCTCAACGGCGGCCTCAACCCCTCCGGCGCCCTCAACGGCCAGTGCCGCGACGCCTGGGACCTCACCAACACCAACGGGTACGCGCGCGCGAAGTGCAACAACGGCTGGTGCGCCGTCATCTACGGGCTCTACTTCGAGAAGGACCAGGCCGTGGCCGGCAGCAGTCTCGGCGGACACCGCCACGACTGGGAGCACGTCGTCGTCTGGGTGCAGAACGACCAGGCGCAGTACGTCTCCACCTCCGCCCACGGCGACTTCGACATCTACGCCCGCGACCGGATCCGCTGGGACGGCACCCACCCGAAGATCGTCTACCACAAGGACGGCATCGGCACCCACTGCTTCCGCCCGGCGAACTCCCACGACGAACCGCCCGAGAACCACCAGCACACCTGGCAGTTCCCCGCCCTGGTCGGCTGGAACGGCTACCCCGCGGGCATCCGGGAGAAGCTCACCCAGGCCGACTTCGGCAGCGCGGTCTTCGGCCTCAAGGACGGGAACCTCGCCTCCCACCTGGCCAAGGCGAAGCCGGCCGGAATCCCCTTCGACCCCTACGCCTGA
- a CDS encoding TetR/AcrR family transcriptional regulator, protein MPADATARRTLLADTAIDVLAEHGMRGLTHRAVDRAAGLPPGTTSAYHRTRQSLLTALVRRLVERDQAEIEEAGQRAGAPRDAGELVAGLTAFAGLRLAGEGRRRSLARYACALESVHHPELREILVPRDNAARQSVEDFLAARGLADARARTVTLLTCVDGLVFDRLVNGGTVPAEEIRRLVEAALG, encoded by the coding sequence ATGCCCGCCGACGCCACCGCCCGACGCACCCTCCTCGCCGACACCGCCATCGACGTGCTCGCCGAGCACGGCATGCGCGGGCTCACCCATCGCGCGGTCGACCGGGCCGCCGGCCTGCCGCCGGGCACCACGTCCGCGTACCACCGCACCCGTCAGTCGCTCCTGACCGCGCTCGTCCGCCGACTCGTCGAGCGCGACCAGGCGGAGATCGAGGAGGCCGGGCAGCGGGCCGGTGCGCCGCGCGACGCCGGGGAACTCGTCGCCGGGCTCACCGCGTTCGCCGGGCTCCGGCTCGCGGGGGAGGGCCGCCGTCGCTCCCTCGCGCGCTACGCGTGCGCCCTGGAGAGCGTGCACCACCCCGAGTTGAGGGAGATCCTCGTGCCGCGGGACAACGCCGCCCGGCAGTCCGTCGAGGACTTCCTCGCCGCCCGGGGGCTCGCGGACGCCCGTGCGCGCACGGTCACCCTGCTCACCTGTGTGGACGGCCTGGTCTTCGACCGCCTGGTCAACGGCGGCACCGTCCCCGCCGAGGAGATCCGCCGCCTGGTGGAGGCCGCGCTGGGGTGA
- a CDS encoding FAD-dependent monooxygenase, producing MDGGNAVVVGGGIGGLAAAIGLRRVGWEVTVLERAAALGDAGAGISLHTNGIRALDALGVGAGVREAARPQYTGGTRVPGGGWLARMDGAALERALGTPIVGIPRADLHRLLRAALPDGCLTVGAEVTSLDPTGPDRVGVVTGDGIREADLVVAADGVNSGLRRLLFPGHPAPAYSGSTVLRALTDSPVTPASDFELTWGRGAEFGHIALADGRAEWHAVLNSPPGVRHPDPLEVLRRRFRDWHEPIPALLAATRPEAVLHHDIHELTTPLPAFTTGRVALLGDAAHAMTPNLGQGACQALEDAVSLAAALAAAPDIGTALSRYDTERRPRSQSVARAARRAGRMGQRLAHPLAVAVRNTALRAAPDGVTLRAILRHADWTPPSLHPRNE from the coding sequence ATGGACGGCGGGAACGCGGTGGTGGTCGGTGGCGGGATCGGCGGCCTGGCGGCGGCGATCGGACTGCGGCGGGTCGGCTGGGAGGTGACCGTCCTCGAACGCGCCGCCGCCCTCGGTGACGCCGGCGCGGGGATCTCCCTCCACACCAACGGCATCCGCGCCCTGGACGCGCTGGGCGTCGGCGCGGGCGTACGGGAGGCGGCCCGGCCCCAGTACACCGGCGGCACCCGCGTCCCGGGCGGCGGCTGGCTGGCCCGGATGGACGGGGCCGCCCTGGAGCGGGCGCTCGGCACCCCGATCGTCGGGATCCCGCGCGCCGACCTGCACCGGCTGCTGCGCGCGGCGCTGCCCGACGGGTGCCTGACCGTCGGGGCGGAGGTGACCTCCCTGGATCCGACGGGGCCGGACCGGGTGGGCGTGGTCACCGGGGACGGGATACGGGAAGCGGATCTGGTGGTCGCCGCGGACGGCGTGAACAGCGGCCTGCGCAGGCTGCTGTTCCCCGGGCACCCGGCTCCGGCGTACAGCGGATCGACGGTCCTGCGCGCCCTCACCGACTCCCCCGTGACACCGGCATCCGACTTCGAGCTGACCTGGGGCCGGGGCGCCGAGTTCGGGCACATCGCCCTCGCCGACGGGCGGGCCGAGTGGCACGCCGTGCTCAACTCCCCGCCGGGGGTACGCCATCCGGATCCGCTGGAGGTGCTGCGGCGGCGTTTCCGGGACTGGCACGAGCCGATCCCGGCCCTTCTCGCGGCCACCCGCCCCGAGGCCGTGCTGCACCACGACATCCACGAACTGACCACCCCGCTGCCGGCGTTCACCACCGGCCGGGTCGCCCTGCTCGGCGACGCGGCCCACGCCATGACCCCGAACCTCGGCCAGGGCGCCTGCCAGGCCCTCGAGGACGCGGTGTCACTGGCCGCCGCGCTCGCCGCCGCACCCGACATCGGCACGGCGCTGTCCCGGTACGACACGGAGCGGCGCCCGCGCAGCCAGTCCGTCGCCCGCGCCGCCCGCCGGGCCGGCCGGATGGGCCAGCGGCTCGCGCATCCCCTCGCCGTCGCCGTACGCAACACGGCCCTGCGGGCGGCGCCGGACGGCGTGACCCTGCGCGCCATCCTGCGGCACGCCGACTGGACACCGCCGAGCCTGCACCCGCGAAATGAATAG
- the mgt gene encoding macrolide-inactivating glycosyltransferase, which translates to MTTPAHIAMFSIAAHGHVNPSLEVIRELVARGHRVSYAVPASFAERVAETGATPVVYTSTLPTDDDPDAWGTELIDNLEPFLADATQALPQLAEAFDADRPDLVLHDITSYPAPVLAHAWGVPAVSLWPNLVPWEGYEEEVAEPMFAELKASPRGKAYYARFEEWLRAHGIDTDPDRFVARPRRAIVLIPRAIQPQADRVDESVYTFVGACQGSRAEQGEWQRPAGAEKVVLVSLGSSFTKQPGFYRACVEAFAGLPGWHVVLQIGRFVAPEELGELPENVEVHSWVPQLAILRQADAFVTHAGAGGSQEGLATATPMVAVPQAVDQFGNADMLEALGVARHLPMAEATPERLREAVLTLVGDPEVARRAREVQASMAREGGTLRAADLIEAELGLRFRGTVK; encoded by the coding sequence ATGACCACCCCCGCACACATCGCCATGTTCTCCATCGCCGCCCACGGCCACGTGAACCCGAGCCTGGAAGTCATCCGCGAGCTCGTCGCACGGGGCCACCGCGTCAGCTACGCCGTCCCCGCGTCCTTCGCCGAGAGGGTCGCGGAGACCGGGGCGACGCCGGTCGTCTACACCTCCACCCTGCCGACCGACGACGACCCGGACGCCTGGGGCACCGAGCTGATCGACAACCTGGAACCGTTCCTCGCCGACGCGACGCAGGCGCTGCCGCAGCTCGCCGAGGCCTTCGACGCGGACCGGCCGGACCTGGTGCTCCACGACATCACCTCCTATCCGGCCCCCGTCCTCGCCCACGCCTGGGGCGTGCCCGCCGTCTCGCTGTGGCCGAACCTGGTGCCGTGGGAGGGGTACGAGGAGGAGGTCGCCGAGCCGATGTTCGCCGAGCTCAAGGCCTCGCCGCGCGGCAAGGCCTACTACGCGCGCTTCGAGGAGTGGCTCCGCGCGCACGGGATCGACACCGACCCGGACCGGTTCGTCGCCCGCCCGCGCCGGGCGATCGTCCTCATCCCCCGGGCCATCCAGCCGCAGGCCGACCGGGTCGACGAGTCCGTCTACACCTTCGTCGGCGCCTGCCAGGGCTCGCGCGCCGAGCAGGGCGAATGGCAGCGGCCGGCGGGGGCGGAGAAGGTGGTCCTGGTCTCGCTCGGCTCCTCGTTCACCAAGCAGCCCGGCTTCTACCGCGCCTGCGTGGAGGCCTTCGCCGGCCTCCCGGGCTGGCACGTCGTCCTGCAGATCGGCAGGTTCGTCGCCCCCGAAGAGCTCGGCGAGCTGCCGGAGAACGTCGAAGTGCACTCCTGGGTGCCCCAGTTGGCGATCCTTCGACAGGCCGACGCCTTCGTCACCCACGCAGGCGCGGGCGGCAGCCAGGAAGGGCTCGCGACCGCCACCCCCATGGTCGCCGTGCCGCAGGCCGTCGACCAGTTCGGGAACGCCGACATGCTTGAGGCCCTGGGCGTGGCGCGGCATCTGCCCATGGCGGAGGCCACCCCCGAGCGGCTGCGGGAGGCCGTGCTCACGCTCGTCGGCGACCCGGAGGTGGCGCGCCGCGCACGGGAGGTCCAGGCGTCGATGGCCCGCGAGGGCGGCACGCTCCGCGCCGCCGACCTGATCGAGGCGGAGCTCGGCCTGCGCTTCCGAGGGACCGTTAAATGA